A stretch of Fusobacterium sp. DNA encodes these proteins:
- a CDS encoding efflux RND transporter permease subunit: MKLTDVALKNRVTTYLIFIILLFVGYMSYVKSEKSEDPGFTVKVALITTNWPGATSKQMADLVSKKIADQIQNIETLDYVDSKNIPGQSNVYVNIKSGNRDLVPIWQELRNRINTFVVPALPEGVQTPIINTYFGDIYGTLLTISGDSYSYEELYKTAENLKAKLLFSVPQIGRIDISGVQNEVIYVKVDNERLSQSKISMSNIIDTLQNVNVIENGGDVVSDDYRIKISPTGNFRNIKDIENTIITDSNGKNAIYLKEIAAVEKTYQDPSDYMISYNGDKAITLGVSLGDKEDVLVMSKGIKKVLKEFKSKLPIGIDVGQIYYQPDLVQDKVTSFIANLAQAIATIVIVMLLCLGLRSGLIVAALTPTSIAFTIIGLYYLGYGINQITLAGLIIALGMLVDNAVVMSENIMVLMQDGKSRMEACLESGKTLAVPLLVSSLTTIVAFSPIILNKENMGEYVGPLTIVVLLALLGSWLINQTLIPLLCFDFLKVKSGSRQNMDSRPYLIYRKILITLLKKKKLSIGVIIGAFCLGLILLGAVPKNFMPDSTDPVMSTYIRMPKGTDINHTAEVANDLNEFIKKNYSTGEQEPLSPSLWNYITTGGTDKKYKKQGILSWGIFIGGGAPKYSTSYQPETRLPEYAYVMYNVTDYRIIKKLSSEINLYMQSKYPGIDITTKGMGSGVSLEKDLGYVFVSDNIELLKKVSKEFEEKIKTVKGIRAVSNNWGNDVPRITININQEKAKKAGLSNSVVGKTLQFILEGTNATIYRNFEAPPKSTIIPIMLKGSRSYKDDITNIETIQFMTPSGVSVPLNQIADIKIEYVSDFVYTRDMSYGIEVDAGIQDGYTPPEVNNEIIPWLTEKLKEWGPEIKYYPAGIMKTSSENEGALFQAVPTALLVMFLLVIGQFNSIKKGLSIMLVIPLSIPGIAIGLLCTNTQLGFMAIIGIISLAGVVLNHAIILVDKMTIEKDDMGRDDQDAVVFGCQSRLRPIFLTVATTLMGLMPLYFFGGPLFQPLAVVLIFGLATDTVLALGIIPVIYALFFKIDFKDYVYDGKKLEMVIKK, from the coding sequence ATGAAACTTACAGATGTTGCTTTAAAAAACAGAGTAACTACTTATCTGATATTTATAATCCTTCTATTTGTTGGATATATGTCTTATGTTAAATCGGAAAAATCAGAGGATCCGGGATTTACAGTAAAAGTAGCTCTTATAACAACTAACTGGCCAGGGGCAACTTCCAAACAGATGGCTGATTTGGTGAGTAAAAAGATAGCAGATCAGATACAGAATATAGAAACATTGGATTATGTAGATTCAAAAAATATACCTGGACAGTCAAATGTTTATGTAAATATCAAAAGTGGAAACAGAGATTTAGTTCCAATATGGCAGGAACTGAGAAATAGGATAAATACTTTTGTTGTCCCTGCTCTTCCAGAAGGAGTACAGACACCAATAATAAATACATACTTTGGGGATATATATGGTACTTTGCTGACAATAAGTGGAGATAGTTATTCATATGAAGAATTATATAAGACTGCTGAAAATTTAAAGGCAAAATTATTATTTTCAGTACCTCAAATAGGAAGAATAGATATAAGCGGGGTACAAAATGAAGTCATCTATGTAAAAGTGGATAATGAAAGACTTTCACAGTCAAAAATATCAATGAGTAATATAATAGATACTCTTCAAAATGTCAATGTAATAGAAAATGGAGGAGATGTAGTATCTGATGATTATAGAATAAAAATATCTCCAACAGGAAATTTTAGAAATATAAAAGATATAGAAAATACTATAATAACAGATTCAAATGGAAAAAATGCTATTTATCTAAAAGAGATAGCAGCAGTGGAAAAAACATATCAAGACCCTTCAGATTATATGATTTCATATAATGGAGATAAAGCTATAACATTGGGAGTATCACTTGGAGATAAGGAAGATGTTCTGGTGATGAGTAAAGGAATAAAAAAAGTTCTGAAAGAATTTAAAAGTAAACTTCCTATTGGAATAGATGTTGGACAGATTTATTATCAGCCAGATTTAGTGCAGGATAAAGTGACATCTTTTATAGCTAATCTAGCACAGGCAATAGCAACAATAGTAATTGTAATGCTTTTATGTCTGGGGCTTCGTTCTGGTTTGATAGTAGCAGCTCTGACACCAACATCTATAGCATTTACAATAATAGGACTTTATTATCTTGGTTATGGAATAAATCAGATAACTCTGGCAGGATTGATAATAGCTCTGGGAATGCTGGTAGATAATGCAGTGGTAATGTCAGAAAATATAATGGTACTGATGCAGGATGGAAAAAGCAGAATGGAAGCTTGTCTGGAATCAGGTAAAACCTTAGCTGTACCTCTTCTTGTAAGTTCTCTTACTACAATAGTGGCATTTTCTCCTATTATATTAAATAAAGAAAATATGGGAGAATATGTAGGACCTCTTACAATTGTTGTACTTCTTGCACTGTTGGGATCATGGCTTATCAATCAGACACTTATTCCGCTCCTGTGTTTTGATTTTCTGAAAGTGAAGTCTGGAAGCAGGCAGAATATGGATTCAAGACCTTATCTTATCTACAGGAAAATCCTAATTACACTTTTAAAAAAGAAAAAATTATCAATAGGTGTGATAATAGGAGCATTTTGTCTGGGGCTTATACTTTTAGGAGCAGTTCCTAAAAATTTTATGCCTGATTCAACAGACCCTGTAATGTCTACATATATAAGAATGCCAAAAGGAACAGATATCAATCATACAGCAGAAGTGGCAAATGATTTGAATGAATTTATAAAGAAAAATTACAGTACTGGAGAGCAGGAACCTCTTTCACCTTCATTATGGAATTATATAACTACTGGAGGAACAGATAAGAAGTATAAAAAACAGGGAATATTGAGTTGGGGAATATTTATAGGAGGAGGAGCTCCTAAATATTCTACAAGTTATCAGCCTGAAACAAGACTTCCTGAATATGCTTATGTAATGTATAATGTCACAGATTATAGAATAATAAAGAAATTAAGCTCTGAAATAAATCTATATATGCAAAGCAAATATCCAGGAATAGATATAACTACTAAAGGTATGGGAAGCGGAGTATCTTTAGAAAAAGATTTGGGATATGTATTTGTTTCAGATAACATAGAACTTTTGAAAAAAGTATCAAAAGAATTTGAGGAAAAGATAAAAACAGTAAAAGGAATAAGAGCTGTAAGCAATAACTGGGGAAATGATGTTCCCAGAATAACAATAAATATAAATCAGGAAAAGGCTAAAAAAGCAGGGCTATCAAATAGTGTGGTAGGAAAAACCCTTCAATTTATATTAGAAGGAACAAATGCCACTATATACAGAAATTTTGAAGCTCCTCCAAAAAGCACAATCATTCCTATAATGCTTAAAGGAAGCAGATCATATAAAGATGATATTACTAATATAGAAACTATACAGTTTATGACTCCCTCAGGAGTGTCAGTTCCACTTAATCAGATAGCAGATATAAAAATAGAATATGTTTCTGATTTTGTCTATACAAGGGATATGTCATATGGAATAGAAGTAGATGCAGGAATACAGGATGGATATACTCCTCCAGAAGTAAATAATGAAATAATACCATGGCTCACTGAGAAATTAAAAGAGTGGGGACCAGAAATAAAATACTACCCAGCAGGTATAATGAAAACTTCTTCTGAAAATGAAGGAGCACTGTTTCAGGCTGTACCAACAGCATTACTGGTTATGTTTTTACTGGTAATAGGACAGTTTAATTCCATAAAGAAAGGATTGTCAATAATGCTGGTAATTCCTCTGTCTATACCAGGAATAGCTATAGGACTCTTGTGTACAAATACTCAGCTTGGATTTATGGCTATTATAGGAATAATTTCACTGGCAGGGGTAGTTCTGAATCATGCTATCATTCTTGTAGATAAAATGACTATTGAAAAAGATGATATGGGCAGAGATGATCAAGATGCAGTAGTATTTGGATGTCAGTCAAGATTAAGACCAATATTTTTAACAGTTGCTACTACACTTATGGGACTTATGCCATTGTACTTCTTTGGAGGTCCATTATTTCAACCATTAGCAGTAGTATTGATATTTGGACTGGCAACTGATACAGTACTGGCTTTGGGAATAATTCCTGTGATATATGCACTGTTTTTTAAAATAGATTTTAAAGATTATGTGTATGATGGAAAAAAATTAGAAATGGTTATAAAAAAATAA
- a CDS encoding efflux RND transporter periplasmic adaptor subunit has product MKKHILMILVLVLIISACGKKEQEYKYDMAVRPVVYKIAKKTDENIPKNYVGVIKSQALSNLSFRVSGTIEKRMAQLGDHVKKGDILAVLDPTEYRVNYQKALAELEKGKAGYTEARSSYERAQALYLENSISKASYDNAIASYKSAAATINALKNSVDLAKIQLGYTELKAPAKGTIGEVKSEVNQSVDPQTPVFILNTSGDKTVEFNVSESAIPTLKEGEKVLVTIDFIPEALITGKITNIGTISNEFGNTYPVKAKLEDVTENVRVGMTANVLLESKEKENITVPFEAILKDTDNRPYVYIITDINGEIGHAAKRLVKTGEINQNGMKILDGIQSGEYIIIKGVSQIQNGQEVSLLEGVKN; this is encoded by the coding sequence ATGAAAAAACATATATTAATGATATTGGTTTTAGTATTAATAATAAGTGCCTGTGGAAAAAAGGAACAGGAATATAAATATGACATGGCTGTAAGGCCTGTTGTGTATAAAATTGCAAAGAAAACAGATGAAAATATCCCTAAAAATTATGTAGGAGTAATAAAATCTCAAGCATTATCTAATCTTAGTTTCAGAGTATCAGGGACTATTGAAAAGAGAATGGCACAGCTGGGAGACCATGTTAAAAAAGGTGATATATTAGCAGTGCTTGACCCAACAGAATATAGAGTAAATTATCAGAAAGCTCTTGCAGAACTGGAAAAAGGAAAGGCAGGATATACAGAAGCAAGATCAAGTTATGAAAGAGCACAGGCTTTATATCTTGAAAATAGTATATCAAAAGCTAGTTATGATAATGCAATAGCTTCATACAAGTCAGCAGCAGCAACAATTAATGCTTTAAAAAACAGTGTTGATCTGGCAAAAATTCAACTGGGATATACAGAACTTAAAGCGCCAGCAAAGGGAACTATTGGAGAGGTGAAAAGTGAAGTCAATCAATCAGTTGACCCTCAAACACCAGTATTTATATTGAATACTTCTGGTGATAAGACAGTTGAATTTAATGTTTCTGAATCAGCAATACCTACTTTGAAAGAAGGAGAAAAGGTACTGGTAACTATAGATTTTATTCCAGAAGCTCTTATTACTGGGAAAATAACTAATATAGGAACTATATCAAATGAATTTGGAAATACTTATCCTGTAAAAGCAAAGCTGGAAGATGTTACTGAGAATGTAAGGGTAGGAATGACAGCTAATGTACTATTAGAATCAAAAGAGAAAGAAAATATAACAGTCCCATTTGAAGCAATATTGAAAGATACAGATAACAGACCATATGTCTATATAATAACTGATATTAATGGTGAAATAGGACACGCTGCTAAAAGGTTGGTAAAAACTGGAGAGATAAATCAAAATGGAATGAAGATACTTGATGGAATACAATCTGGAGAATATATTATTATAAAAGGGGTTTCACAAATTCAGAATGGTCAGGAAGTTTCTCTGTTGGAAGGAGTGAAAAATTAG
- a CDS encoding TolC family protein has translation MRRKILILSGLIFWSFCIFSKDLNIGVIFDNNSNFSKNTKEILQRELDKDFSKTGYIPKIVKIDYLDENNLDHMLKEMGKSKELDSIFVFSSSKVGNYKDLNRNKLYFFPLNFEKSQKTVPKNVSYIYGELNLNKGIEIIKQIPEVSKINIAVSNLSDNDIKKLEEKYQNDSVKINIQKATKEFLEESERENIPTLLADCEKSLDKYAFMGYDMDEELGKRIKASVLNYIYFKTGQGINKIEKITSPEGELFYNEEIGIQIGCNLPLSVIQEVSVINKKKTELKKLDLKTAVEIGLKNNLEILKKNQDLTTSKYDVNVSNSYRLPQLSANIDGTFLDKKSNDVVFNRAQQNSAKSYLQLSQVIYSEQLNTNVYLSKLAMESRRSDLEQQKLDIIYYISSTYLNILQLNAQLKIQESNYEVLKESLKIANINYKVGSGGVQDIYRLESSISEAYSNTVSVKNQIKQSTIQLNTYLDLPKNQQYSYEELENISRYFVFNRNFSSFFVNSKKNEAVEEFLLEGALKNSNNLNIIDNEIKGKKREYSAAGRERIIPKIEAFAQYNKDNMIEPWGENKNYPPNGENEYWQAGVKITLPLISGGEIHYKRKSLQSEIDSLNYTKKITESQLSQAVSQAFNEFLTNYIQTYTSKQAAEAAAKNMKIVKNLYSNGSIDITDFLDAQNNALSQHLENTIKNYSLLNSILKLENLYGKSSLTMSQDEKEQLRNQVTSILKEYK, from the coding sequence ATGAGAAGAAAGATTTTGATCTTATCTGGACTCATATTTTGGAGTTTTTGTATTTTTTCAAAAGATTTGAATATAGGTGTTATATTTGATAATAATTCAAATTTTTCTAAAAACACAAAAGAAATATTACAAAGAGAGCTAGATAAAGATTTTTCAAAGACAGGATACATTCCTAAAATAGTCAAAATAGACTACCTTGATGAAAATAATTTAGACCATATGCTGAAAGAAATGGGTAAAAGTAAAGAACTAGATTCTATCTTTGTTTTCAGCAGTTCAAAAGTGGGAAATTATAAAGACTTAAATAGAAATAAACTGTATTTTTTTCCATTAAATTTTGAAAAAAGTCAGAAAACTGTACCTAAAAATGTAAGCTATATTTATGGAGAATTGAATTTGAATAAGGGAATAGAGATAATAAAACAGATACCAGAGGTTTCTAAAATAAATATAGCAGTATCTAATTTATCTGATAATGATATAAAAAAACTTGAAGAAAAATATCAAAATGATTCTGTCAAAATAAATATTCAGAAAGCAACTAAAGAATTTTTAGAGGAATCTGAAAGAGAGAATATACCTACACTTCTTGCAGACTGTGAAAAATCTTTAGATAAGTATGCCTTTATGGGATATGACATGGATGAAGAATTAGGAAAGAGAATAAAAGCTTCTGTACTTAATTATATTTACTTTAAAACAGGGCAAGGGATAAACAAGATAGAAAAAATAACCTCTCCAGAGGGAGAATTATTTTACAATGAGGAGATTGGAATTCAAATAGGCTGCAATCTTCCTCTAAGTGTAATACAGGAAGTTTCAGTTATAAACAAGAAAAAAACAGAATTAAAAAAATTAGATTTAAAAACTGCTGTAGAAATAGGACTGAAAAACAATCTTGAAATTCTGAAGAAGAATCAGGATTTAACTACAAGCAAGTATGATGTAAATGTAAGTAATTCATATAGATTACCTCAGTTATCAGCAAATATAGATGGAACATTCCTAGATAAAAAGAGTAACGATGTTGTATTTAACAGAGCTCAACAAAACTCAGCAAAATCATATTTGCAGCTATCTCAAGTGATTTATAGCGAACAGCTGAATACTAATGTATATCTTTCAAAATTAGCTATGGAAAGTAGAAGATCAGATTTAGAGCAGCAAAAACTTGATATTATTTATTATATATCATCTACTTATTTAAATATTCTCCAATTAAATGCACAGTTGAAAATACAGGAAAGCAACTATGAAGTCCTTAAAGAAAGCTTGAAAATAGCAAACATTAATTATAAAGTAGGGTCGGGAGGAGTACAGGATATATATAGACTGGAATCAAGTATTTCAGAAGCATATTCAAATACAGTTTCTGTAAAAAATCAAATAAAACAATCAACTATACAATTAAATACATATCTTGACCTACCAAAGAATCAACAATACAGTTATGAAGAACTAGAAAATATATCAAGATACTTTGTATTTAATAGAAACTTCAGTAGTTTTTTTGTAAATAGTAAAAAAAATGAAGCAGTTGAAGAGTTTTTACTAGAAGGAGCATTAAAAAATTCAAATAATCTAAATATTATAGATAATGAGATAAAAGGTAAAAAAAGAGAATATTCTGCTGCAGGAAGAGAAAGAATAATACCTAAAATAGAGGCTTTTGCTCAATATAATAAGGATAATATGATAGAACCATGGGGAGAAAATAAAAATTATCCTCCTAATGGAGAAAATGAATATTGGCAGGCTGGAGTAAAAATAACACTTCCTCTTATATCAGGTGGAGAAATACATTATAAAAGAAAATCGCTTCAAAGTGAAATAGATTCATTAAATTATACTAAAAAAATAACAGAATCTCAATTATCACAAGCTGTATCACAGGCTTTTAATGAATTTTTAACTAACTATATTCAAACTTATACCTCTAAACAAGCTGCAGAAGCTGCAGCTAAAAATATGAAAATAGTAAAAAATCTTTACTCAAATGGAAGTATAGATATCACAGATTTTTTAGATGCTCAAAATAATGCATTATCTCAACATTTAGAAAATACAATAAAAAATTACAGTCTTTTAAATTCTATATTGAAATTAGAAAATCTATATGGAAAATCATCTCTGACAATGAGCCAAGATGAAAAAGAACAATTGAGAAATCAAGTGACAAGTATTTTAAAGGAGTATAAATAA
- a CDS encoding D-cysteine desulfhydrase family protein yields MQEKLNLANFPTKIEKLEKISKESGVNIYIKRDDQTGSEISGNKIRKLEYSIYEAIENGCDTLITCGGIQSNHARATAAAGIKLGMRAILVLRSDETPELEGNYFLDKVIGADIRIISSEDYRERRAEIMQKIKAESDAEGHKAYIIPEGASNGIGSLGYYTTMKEIREQEKELGIKFDRIVAAIGSGGTFAGLCMGNVEFFNGEKIVTGFNVCDDAEFFKKRSEEIIEEAQKYLDKSIIVKVEDMDIIDGYVGIGYAQSRPEELEFIQDTARKEGVIFDPVYTGKAMYGMMNEIEKGTLKKGENVLFIHTGGLFGIFSKRNQFKF; encoded by the coding sequence ATGCAAGAAAAATTAAATTTAGCTAATTTCCCAACTAAAATAGAAAAATTAGAAAAAATTTCAAAAGAATCAGGAGTAAATATTTATATAAAAAGAGATGATCAAACAGGTTCAGAAATATCGGGAAATAAAATAAGAAAACTAGAATATTCTATATATGAAGCAATAGAAAATGGTTGTGATACTTTAATTACTTGTGGAGGGATACAATCTAATCATGCAAGAGCAACTGCAGCAGCTGGAATAAAACTTGGTATGAGGGCGATACTTGTATTGAGATCAGATGAAACACCAGAGCTGGAAGGAAACTATTTTCTGGATAAAGTAATTGGAGCAGATATAAGAATTATATCAAGTGAAGATTATAGAGAAAGAAGAGCAGAAATTATGCAGAAAATTAAGGCAGAATCTGATGCTGAAGGTCATAAAGCATATATCATTCCAGAAGGAGCATCTAATGGAATAGGAAGTCTTGGATATTATACAACTATGAAAGAAATTAGGGAGCAAGAAAAAGAACTTGGAATAAAATTTGACAGAATAGTTGCAGCCATTGGTTCAGGGGGAACTTTTGCAGGTTTGTGCATGGGAAATGTTGAATTTTTTAATGGAGAGAAAATAGTTACAGGATTTAATGTTTGTGATGATGCAGAATTTTTCAAAAAAAGATCAGAAGAAATAATAGAAGAAGCACAAAAATATTTAGATAAAAGTATCATTGTGAAAGTAGAAGACATGGATATAATAGATGGATATGTAGGAATAGGATATGCACAAAGCAGACCTGAAGAACTAGAATTTATTCAGGACACTGCTAGAAAAGAAGGAGTAATATTTGATCCAGTGTATACTGGAAAAGCTATGTATGGAATGATGAATGAAATAGAAAAAGGAACTTTAAAAAAAGGTGAAAATGTATTATTCATCCATACAGGAGGTTTATTTGGAATATTCTCTAAAAGGAATCAATTTAAATTCTGA